The Bradyrhizobium oligotrophicum S58 genome contains the following window.
ATGCGGCGGGTGCTCGAGGTGATGAAGGGCGACGAATTCCATCGCGCCGTCGCAGCCCTGCCCGGCTACCAGCCTGCCGCCACGGGATCGGTCCACACCGTTCGCGAATTCCTCGATCGGCTGGACGCGGAGTCCTGACGGTCAACTACGGCAGATCGACGCCGCGCGCAGGCACCGGTTCCAGCTCGCCCTCGGCCTGGCGCTGCAGCGCGCGGCCGCGCCAGATCGAGCCGGCGACCAGCACCACGCCAGCGCCGAGCAGCGACATCAGCGTTTCCATGACGTCGACATGAGTTGCGAGGTTGGTCTTGCCGGCGAACAGGCCCGAGGCCGCCTCGATGTTGATGACGACGGTGCCGTCGAGGAGATGGTGCAGCAGCGGCTCGATCGCGGGGTCGGTCGCGATAACCTCGCCGGCCACCCAGCCGAGCAGCATGGCGCCGAGCCAGACCAGCAGCGGGAAGCGGTCGAGCACGAGCATGATCAGGGCTGCGCCCGCGATGATCAGCGGGATGCTCATGGCAAGGCCGATGATCAGCAGCGAGGCCTGTCCGTTGGCTGCGGCAGCGACTGCGATCACGTTGTCGAGGCTCATCACGAGATCGGCGAGCGCGACGATGCGGACGGCATGCCACAACGTCGTGCCGGCCGCGATCTCGTCGTTCTCGTCCTCGGGAACCAGCAGCTTGGCGGCGATCACGAGCAGCGCCAGCCCGCCGACCAGCTTCAGATAGGGCAGCGCCATCAAGGTGGCGACGATGCCGGTGAAGGCGATGCGCAGCGCGACCGCGATGCCGGAGCCGGCGACCATGCCCCAAAAACGATGCTTGCCGTGCAGGCCGCGGCAGGCAAGCGCGATCACCAGCGCATTGTCGCCGGACAACAGCACGTTGATCCAGATGATCTTGCCGAGCGCGAGCCAGAAGCCCGGGCTCTGCAGGTCGGCCTCGAATTGAGCGAGCATATGACCGAAGCTGGCGGAATCAGCGAGCTGCGTTAGCCAGTTCACGGCCGGACCTTTCAGACAAGTTCAGCGTCTAGCACGAGCGTCGTGCGGCGGAGGTCGCCCTTCGCCGCACGAGGATTGATCAGCCGACGATCTCGTTGCCGGAGAAGAACTGCGCGATCTCGATCGCGGCGGTCTCGGCCGCGTCCGAGCCGTGCACCGAGTTCTCGCCGATCGACTTCGCATGCGCCTTGCGGATGGTGCCT
Protein-coding sequences here:
- a CDS encoding TerC family protein, which encodes MNWLTQLADSASFGHMLAQFEADLQSPGFWLALGKIIWINVLLSGDNALVIALACRGLHGKHRFWGMVAGSGIAVALRIAFTGIVATLMALPYLKLVGGLALLVIAAKLLVPEDENDEIAAGTTLWHAVRIVALADLVMSLDNVIAVAAAANGQASLLIIGLAMSIPLIIAGAALIMLVLDRFPLLVWLGAMLLGWVAGEVIATDPAIEPLLHHLLDGTVVINIEAASGLFAGKTNLATHVDVMETLMSLLGAGVVLVAGSIWRGRALQRQAEGELEPVPARGVDLP